One Gloeothece verrucosa PCC 7822 DNA window includes the following coding sequences:
- a CDS encoding response regulator, with protein MTIHFTPSLLIIEDSDEDFMAFMRITKKLSLTYPVFRCTSADEALDSLRGTSHDDAPTETLRPSIILLDLNLPGMDGRELLQILEQDETLKKIPVVVFTTSSNPKDVDFCYQRGVKSYIVKPINVEQLKNTVKTFWDYWFDVVILPSAAESYFRL; from the coding sequence ATGACAATTCATTTCACTCCCTCTTTATTAATCATAGAAGACAGCGATGAAGATTTTATGGCCTTTATGCGGATCACCAAAAAGTTGTCTTTAACCTATCCTGTATTTCGTTGTACCAGTGCAGATGAAGCTTTAGATTCCCTGAGAGGCACTAGCCATGATGACGCTCCCACAGAAACTCTACGACCTTCTATAATATTATTAGACTTAAATCTGCCCGGTATGGATGGCAGAGAACTTTTACAAATATTAGAGCAGGATGAAACCTTAAAGAAAATTCCTGTGGTAGTCTTTACTACCTCTTCTAATCCTAAAGATGTGGATTTTTGTTATCAAAGAGGAGTGAAAAGTTATATCGTTAAACCCATTAATGTCGAACAATTAAAAAATACAGTTAAAACCTTTTGGGATTACTGGTTTGACGTGGTTATTCTTCCCTCAGCCGCCGAGTCGTATTTTCGTCTATGA
- the ychF gene encoding redox-regulated ATPase YchF, whose product MLRAGIVGLPNVGKSTLFNALVANAKAEAANFPFCTIEPNVGVVSVPDERLEVLAKLSQSEKIVPTRIEFVDIAGLVKGASQGEGLGNQFLANIREVDAIVHVVRCFDDDDIIHVSGSVDPLRDIEVINLELALADLAQVEKRIDRVRKQAKTSKDAQAELAVLEKVIAVLNEGQSARQAQLTEEEADLIKTLGLLSAKPIIYAANVSEDDLASGNEWVEQVRNIAQTEAAEVVVVSAQVESELVDLSEEERKDFLESLGVEEGGLKSLIKATYHLLGLRTYLTTGPTETRAWTIRSGMKAPQAAGVIHSDFERGFIRAETVAYQDLVACGTMNAAKEKGLVRSEGKEYIVQEGDVLLFRFNV is encoded by the coding sequence ATGCTAAGAGCCGGAATTGTTGGACTCCCTAACGTTGGAAAATCTACCCTATTTAATGCACTCGTTGCTAATGCCAAAGCCGAAGCCGCTAACTTTCCCTTTTGTACCATCGAACCCAATGTCGGGGTTGTATCAGTACCGGATGAGCGCTTAGAAGTATTAGCCAAACTTTCCCAATCAGAAAAAATTGTGCCCACTCGCATCGAATTTGTGGATATTGCCGGATTAGTCAAAGGCGCAAGTCAGGGAGAAGGGTTAGGAAACCAATTCTTAGCTAATATTCGGGAAGTCGATGCCATCGTTCATGTAGTGCGCTGTTTTGATGATGATGACATTATTCATGTTTCCGGTTCAGTCGATCCTCTTAGAGATATAGAAGTCATTAATTTAGAATTAGCTTTAGCCGATCTCGCTCAAGTCGAAAAACGGATAGATCGAGTTCGCAAACAAGCCAAAACCTCTAAAGATGCCCAAGCCGAACTAGCGGTATTAGAAAAAGTTATTGCTGTCCTCAATGAAGGACAATCCGCCCGTCAAGCCCAATTAACTGAAGAAGAAGCAGATTTAATTAAAACCCTAGGATTACTCAGTGCCAAACCGATTATTTACGCGGCTAATGTATCTGAGGATGATTTAGCAAGCGGCAATGAATGGGTTGAACAAGTACGAAACATTGCTCAAACAGAAGCGGCAGAAGTGGTAGTGGTTTCGGCTCAAGTAGAATCAGAATTAGTAGATTTATCAGAAGAAGAACGAAAAGACTTTTTAGAATCTTTAGGAGTCGAAGAAGGGGGGTTAAAATCCCTTATTAAAGCTACCTATCACTTATTAGGCTTACGGACTTATTTAACCACAGGCCCCACAGAGACCCGGGCTTGGACCATTCGTTCAGGCATGAAAGCACCTCAAGCCGCAGGGGTGATCCATAGTGATTTTGAACGAGGATTTATTCGCGCTGAAACGGTGGCTTATCAGGATTTAGTGGCTTGTGGCACCATGAATGCCGCCAAAGAAAAAGGCTTAGTTCGTAGTGAAGGAAAAGAATATATTGTACAAGAAGGAGATGTTTTACTGTTTCGCTTTAATGTTTAG
- the bioU gene encoding (S)-8-amino-7-oxononanoate synthase BioU: MITMSKEQMNRAIKVGVLGFGGLGQAASKVLAPKQEMILVAAADKQGYIYNEAGLNEDACIDVYYQQGSVGYLEPNGTLSHNSIEELIQKAAVDGYFLALPNLPNTFMADVARLFIESGWRGVLVDALKRTSAVEQLLELKEELLAAGITYMTGCGATPGLLTAGAAIAAQSYAEIHRVKITFGVGIANWEAYRATIREDIAHLPGFDVEKARAMSDEQVEAFLDKTNGILTLENMEHADDIMLELAGICSRDRVTVGGVVDTRNPKKPLSTNVQITGRTFEGKISTHTFTLGDETSMAANVCGPAFGYLKAGVSLHRRGIYGLFTAAEIMPQFVK; the protein is encoded by the coding sequence ATGATCACTATGAGTAAAGAACAAATGAACCGAGCTATAAAAGTAGGTGTATTGGGATTTGGAGGGTTAGGACAAGCCGCATCAAAGGTTTTGGCCCCCAAGCAGGAAATGATTCTAGTAGCGGCGGCTGATAAACAGGGCTATATTTATAACGAAGCCGGATTAAATGAAGATGCTTGTATAGATGTTTATTATCAGCAAGGCTCGGTAGGATATTTAGAACCCAATGGAACCCTGAGTCACAATAGCATTGAGGAGTTAATTCAAAAGGCGGCTGTTGATGGGTATTTCCTCGCTTTACCGAATTTACCCAATACCTTTATGGCAGATGTGGCGCGGCTCTTTATTGAGTCCGGCTGGCGAGGGGTATTAGTAGATGCCCTAAAACGCACCAGTGCCGTTGAACAACTGCTCGAGTTAAAAGAAGAGTTACTAGCGGCTGGTATTACCTATATGACCGGTTGTGGTGCTACTCCAGGCTTATTAACGGCGGGGGCAGCCATAGCGGCTCAAAGTTACGCCGAGATCCACCGAGTTAAAATTACCTTCGGGGTAGGGATCGCCAACTGGGAAGCTTACCGCGCCACCATCCGCGAAGATATCGCCCATTTACCGGGGTTTGATGTAGAAAAAGCCAGAGCCATGAGCGATGAGCAAGTGGAGGCATTTTTGGATAAAACCAATGGTATCCTTACCCTAGAGAATATGGAACACGCAGACGATATTATGCTGGAGTTAGCCGGTATCTGTTCACGGGACCGCGTTACCGTTGGCGGTGTGGTGGATACTCGTAACCCGAAAAAACCTTTAAGTACAAATGTTCAGATTACAGGCCGAACCTTTGAGGGAAAAATTTCCACTCATACTTTTACATTAGGGGATGAAACCAGTATGGCGGCTAATGTATGTGGTCCCGCTTTTGGCTATCTCAAAGCCGGGGTGTCTTTGCATCGTCGAGGAATCTATGGGTTATTCACGGCGGCGGAAATAATGCCACAATTTGTTAAATAG
- a CDS encoding DUF2997 domain-containing protein: MSMETLEFIIYPDGRVKEKVTGIIGSSCQEVTAAIEAQLGQVVSQENTSEYYSQTVNQSAKATNQASFSDW; the protein is encoded by the coding sequence ATGAGCATGGAAACTTTAGAATTTATCATCTATCCTGATGGTCGAGTTAAAGAAAAAGTCACAGGTATCATAGGGTCATCTTGTCAAGAGGTGACAGCCGCAATTGAAGCCCAACTTGGCCAGGTGGTTTCTCAAGAGAACACATCAGAATACTACTCCCAAACAGTTAATCAGTCAGCTAAAGCCACTAATCAAGCAAGTTTCAGTGACTGGTAA
- a CDS encoding DUF1257 domain-containing protein — protein MSHFSNIKTQIRNLSCLKTALCDLGIEWLEGPRAVRGYQGQTRNAEIVVEQDNHYDIGFSWNGHEYELVADLQYWKQPLTVEGFLRQVTQKYAYHTVLSETSKQGFQVAEQQKTEDGSIRLVVQRWSA, from the coding sequence ATGTCTCACTTTAGCAACATCAAAACTCAAATCCGTAATTTAAGTTGCCTCAAAACTGCTCTTTGTGATCTCGGCATTGAGTGGCTTGAAGGACCTCGCGCTGTACGAGGATATCAAGGACAAACCCGCAACGCTGAAATTGTTGTAGAACAAGATAATCACTATGACATCGGCTTTAGCTGGAATGGACATGAATATGAGTTAGTTGCTGATCTCCAGTATTGGAAGCAACCTCTAACTGTAGAAGGTTTCTTGAGACAAGTCACTCAAAAATATGCTTATCACACTGTTTTGAGTGAAACTTCTAAGCAAGGGTTTCAAGTAGCTGAACAACAAAAGACCGAAGATGGTTCTATTCGCTTAGTTGTCCAACGTTGGAGTGCATAA
- a CDS encoding ferredoxin, which yields MDAVSPTPDRSGLEPELGGVFRDQPQRTGFEPELGGQLRQKAAYVDEITCIGCKHCAHVAPNTFYIEPEYGRSRVFNQDGDSEESIQEAIDTCPVDCIHWVNYSELKDLEELRKYQVIKQLGYPQVHRDVVRDKQRKRKLRPQHQTLREKSNQNN from the coding sequence ATGGATGCTGTATCCCCAACCCCAGATCGTTCAGGGTTAGAACCTGAATTAGGGGGGGTTTTTCGAGATCAACCTCAAAGAACAGGTTTTGAGCCGGAGTTAGGAGGACAATTACGGCAAAAAGCGGCTTATGTCGATGAAATTACTTGTATCGGTTGTAAGCATTGTGCCCATGTGGCTCCTAATACTTTTTATATCGAACCTGAATATGGACGATCTCGGGTGTTTAACCAAGATGGAGACTCAGAAGAGTCAATCCAAGAAGCTATCGATACTTGTCCAGTCGACTGCATTCACTGGGTTAACTATTCTGAGTTAAAAGATTTAGAAGAATTGCGGAAATATCAAGTGATCAAACAGCTTGGGTATCCCCAAGTGCATCGTGATGTTGTCCGCGATAAACAGCGCAAACGTAAACTCCGCCCACAACACCAAACCTTAAGGGAGAAATCTAACCAAAACAATTAA
- a CDS encoding YiaA/YiaB family inner membrane protein, producing the protein MAKHRNTQDHSAAWVIQTWLSFAISVGATSLGIIFLPVDVWIKGYMGMGLVFTVGSTVSLTKTQRDLYEAEKLVSKIEEAKVEKILSEHNSL; encoded by the coding sequence ATGGCTAAACATCGTAATACTCAGGATCATAGTGCTGCCTGGGTCATTCAAACTTGGCTATCTTTTGCCATTTCTGTAGGTGCTACGTCCCTAGGAATTATTTTTTTACCAGTTGATGTGTGGATTAAAGGTTATATGGGAATGGGGTTAGTTTTTACTGTAGGTTCTACCGTTAGCTTAACTAAAACCCAAAGAGACCTTTATGAGGCAGAAAAACTTGTTTCTAAAATAGAAGAGGCCAAGGTGGAAAAAATTTTATCTGAACATAATAGCTTATAA
- a CDS encoding phenylacetate--CoA ligase family protein, translated as MQPSQQQRYLQALLSFFTATDEANDPELAVVKLFQDVAATVPAYQTFLKEQGIEPNNIKTLKDFQTLPLITKENYLKLHPLSNLCRLGQINTCDLVCVSSGSSGKPTFWPRFISDEFQIARRFEQVFFESFQADKKPTLAVICFPLGTWVGGIYTANCCRHLAAKGYPITTVTPGNNKTEIFKVVQDLGPYYEQVVLLGYPPFLKDVIDSGITQGLEWSRYSLKLVMAGEVISEQWRSLVGERVGSSNIYYDSASLYGTADAGVLGNETPLSICIRRFLADHPDAARSLFGQSRLPTLVQYDPSSRFFETLDGTLLFSGDNGIPLIRYHIGDNGGIITYEAMLEFLAERGFNPITVLNNNGQSRGIHPLPFVYVFGRSLFTVSYYGANIYPENIAVGLEQPIIREWVTGKFVMEIREDEKNNPFLFIMVELAFNVTDSEDKRDTIAAAIQTQLKRLNSEFANYVPPSSQSPVILLRPLGDSEYFPVGVKHRYTRSSS; from the coding sequence ATGCAGCCCTCTCAACAGCAACGATATTTGCAAGCCCTCTTATCCTTTTTTACGGCAACTGATGAGGCAAATGACCCAGAACTTGCTGTTGTAAAGCTATTTCAGGATGTAGCCGCTACTGTACCCGCCTATCAAACTTTTTTAAAAGAACAAGGAATTGAACCCAATAATATTAAAACCCTAAAAGATTTTCAAACTTTGCCTTTAATCACGAAAGAAAATTATTTGAAACTTCATCCTTTATCTAATTTATGCCGCTTGGGTCAGATCAACACCTGTGATTTAGTGTGCGTTTCCTCGGGTTCATCAGGGAAGCCGACTTTTTGGCCGAGATTTATCAGCGATGAATTTCAAATTGCTAGGCGTTTTGAACAAGTATTTTTTGAGAGTTTTCAAGCTGATAAAAAACCCACATTAGCGGTCATCTGCTTTCCTTTAGGAACTTGGGTAGGCGGCATCTACACAGCAAATTGTTGTCGTCATTTAGCGGCTAAAGGTTACCCCATTACCACCGTTACCCCTGGCAATAACAAAACAGAAATCTTTAAAGTGGTACAAGATTTAGGGCCTTATTATGAACAAGTAGTCTTATTAGGATATCCCCCATTTCTCAAAGATGTGATTGATAGCGGCATAACACAAGGTTTAGAGTGGTCGCGCTATTCCCTTAAGCTTGTTATGGCCGGAGAAGTGATCAGTGAACAGTGGCGTAGTTTAGTCGGAGAAAGGGTCGGGTCTTCTAATATTTATTATGATTCAGCTTCTCTATATGGTACGGCTGATGCCGGAGTATTAGGCAATGAAACGCCTTTATCTATTTGTATTCGCCGCTTTTTGGCTGATCATCCCGATGCCGCCCGCAGTTTATTTGGTCAATCTCGTTTACCCACTTTAGTACAATATGATCCGAGTAGTCGTTTTTTTGAAACCCTGGACGGGACTTTATTATTTTCAGGCGATAATGGCATTCCCTTAATTCGTTATCACATTGGCGATAATGGGGGAATAATTACTTATGAGGCCATGTTGGAATTTTTAGCCGAGAGGGGTTTTAATCCGATTACTGTCTTAAATAATAACGGCCAGAGTCGGGGAATTCATCCTCTACCCTTTGTCTATGTTTTTGGGCGTTCTCTGTTTACTGTCTCTTATTATGGGGCGAATATTTATCCTGAGAATATTGCTGTCGGACTCGAACAACCGATCATTAGGGAATGGGTAACCGGTAAATTTGTCATGGAAATTCGAGAAGATGAGAAGAATAATCCTTTTCTTTTTATTATGGTTGAGTTAGCTTTTAATGTTACTGATAGTGAAGACAAACGCGATACCATAGCCGCCGCCATACAAACACAATTAAAAAGACTTAATAGCGAATTTGCTAATTATGTTCCCCCTTCTTCTCAATCTCCGGTGATCTTACTTCGTCCTTTAGGAGACTCTGAATATTTTCCCGTTGGTGTTAAACATCGTTACACTCGTTCATCTTCTTAG
- a CDS encoding diacylglycerol/polyprenol kinase family protein, translated as MSDSLFWLKSWFPVSLWFPLSVVSLFLLSILLLAEGLSRFTSMSGELTRKVVHIGTGNVILLAWWLNIPPILGISAAVIAGCIALISFFLPILPSINSVGRRSLGTFFYALSIGILIAWFWPLGQPQYAVIGILVMTWGDGMAAVIGQQFGKHPYQIWGNNKSWEGSLAMMLMSFLVTSWVLLTTVDNHGLVWLTGLLVAIMATSLETISKLGIDNLTVPLASAFLAYLMINF; from the coding sequence TTGTCTGATTCTCTATTCTGGCTAAAATCTTGGTTTCCCGTCTCCCTTTGGTTTCCTCTCAGTGTCGTTTCGCTTTTTCTTTTAAGTATTCTGCTTTTAGCTGAGGGGTTAAGCCGCTTCACCTCTATGAGTGGGGAATTAACCCGTAAAGTAGTTCACATTGGCACTGGTAATGTGATTTTACTGGCATGGTGGTTAAATATACCTCCAATTTTAGGGATTAGTGCTGCGGTTATTGCCGGTTGTATTGCCTTAATTTCCTTTTTCCTGCCTATTTTACCCAGTATCAACAGTGTCGGACGGCGTAGTTTAGGGACATTTTTTTACGCTTTAAGTATTGGCATCCTGATCGCTTGGTTTTGGCCCCTAGGACAACCTCAATATGCTGTGATCGGTATATTAGTCATGACTTGGGGAGACGGAATGGCGGCTGTCATCGGTCAGCAATTCGGCAAACATCCTTATCAAATTTGGGGAAATAACAAAAGTTGGGAAGGATCTTTAGCGATGATGCTGATGAGTTTTTTAGTCACCAGTTGGGTTTTGTTAACTACTGTTGACAATCATGGTTTAGTTTGGCTAACTGGGTTATTAGTCGCTATCATGGCTACTAGCTTAGAAACGATTTCCAAACTGGGAATAGATAATCTCACTGTTCCCTTAGCCAGTGCATTTTTAGCGTACTTAATGATTAATTTCTAA
- a CDS encoding aldose 1-epimerase translates to MFAISLKQNQYPTYILSDDSALSSVEVVPDRGGIITRWKIQGQELLYLDEERFKDPKLSVRGGNPILFPICGNLPDNIYDYQGKQYILKQHGFARDLPWQVSKEAADDCASLTLVLSSNDQTRAVYPLDFQLVFTYQLQGNQLKILQRFSNLSSVRMPFSVGFHPYFWVKDKTGLTFDIPGSEYQDQQTKTHYPFSGEFDLTQDEIDVAFKSITRNSASYTDHKRRLQITLTYSDLYSTLVFWTVKGKEYICIEPWSAPRNALNSGEQLNYIEPGKTLEAWVQMTYRSL, encoded by the coding sequence ATGTTTGCTATTTCCTTGAAACAAAATCAATATCCCACCTATATTTTGAGTGATGACTCCGCTTTGTCCTCGGTGGAAGTCGTTCCCGATCGGGGCGGAATTATTACCCGGTGGAAAATTCAGGGACAAGAGTTATTGTATCTCGATGAAGAACGTTTTAAAGACCCTAAATTAAGTGTGAGAGGGGGCAATCCGATTTTGTTTCCCATTTGTGGTAATCTTCCCGATAATATTTATGATTACCAAGGAAAACAATATATCTTAAAACAACATGGTTTTGCCAGAGATTTACCTTGGCAAGTGAGTAAAGAAGCGGCGGATGATTGTGCTAGTTTAACTTTAGTTCTCAGCAGCAATGACCAAACTCGCGCCGTTTATCCCCTAGATTTTCAACTGGTTTTTACCTATCAACTTCAAGGAAATCAGTTAAAAATTCTTCAACGTTTTTCGAATCTTTCCTCAGTCAGAATGCCGTTTTCTGTCGGGTTTCATCCTTATTTTTGGGTCAAGGATAAGACCGGGCTAACTTTTGATATTCCCGGTTCAGAGTATCAAGACCAACAAACTAAAACCCATTATCCTTTTTCTGGAGAATTTGACCTCACTCAAGATGAAATTGATGTGGCTTTTAAGTCTATCACTCGCAACAGCGCTAGTTACACCGATCATAAACGTCGTTTGCAAATTACCCTGACTTACTCAGATTTGTATTCCACTTTGGTCTTTTGGACTGTTAAAGGGAAAGAGTATATATGTATTGAACCTTGGAGCGCTCCTCGTAATGCGCTTAATAGCGGAGAACAGTTAAACTACATTGAACCTGGCAAAACGCTTGAGGCTTGGGTACAAATGACTTATCGTTCTTTGTAA
- a CDS encoding CTP synthase yields MTKFVFVTGGVVSSIGKGIVAASLGRLFKSRDYSVSILKLDPYINVDPGTMSPFQHGEVFVTDDGAETDLDLGHYERFTDTPMSRLNSVTTGSIYQAVINKERRGDYMGGTVQVIPHITNEIKERILRVAKNTNPDIVITEIGGTVGDIESLPFLEAIRQFRKDVGRNNVVYMHVTLIPWIPAAGEMKTKPTQHSVKELRSIGIQPDVLVCRCDRPLQPGLKEKLSAFCDVPVASVIMSQDASSIYQVPLNLEEEGLAQQTLELLNLEPRQPNLTQWRTLVQQMQSPTQHLEIALVGKYVQLSDAYLSVVEALGHAAITTHSEVKVRWVNAENIEAEGAEKYLQGVDGIVVPGGFGVRGVDGKVLTIEYARKNNIPFLGLCMGMQCSVIEWARNIAHLDKANSAEFDPECPNPVINLLPEQQDVVDLGGTMRLGLYPCRLTPDTVTFSLYAQEVVYERHRHRYEFNNAYRSLFLETGYVISGTSPDGRLVEIIELPGHPFFIATQFHPEFRSRPSSPHPLFFGFVKAALGYKCNHVSESPIPTHLEPVVEESTTMVLG; encoded by the coding sequence ATGACTAAATTCGTATTTGTCACTGGGGGAGTCGTTTCCAGTATAGGGAAAGGTATTGTCGCCGCTAGTTTAGGACGGTTATTCAAATCTCGAGATTATTCAGTTTCTATCCTCAAACTAGACCCCTATATTAACGTCGATCCAGGAACCATGAGTCCTTTTCAACATGGGGAAGTTTTTGTTACTGATGATGGGGCCGAAACCGATTTAGATTTGGGACATTATGAACGCTTCACTGATACTCCCATGTCACGCCTTAATAGTGTCACTACTGGCTCAATTTATCAAGCAGTCATCAATAAAGAACGTCGGGGAGACTATATGGGGGGAACGGTGCAAGTTATTCCCCATATTACCAATGAGATTAAAGAACGAATTCTGCGAGTGGCTAAAAATACTAATCCCGATATCGTGATTACAGAAATTGGGGGAACCGTTGGAGATATTGAATCATTACCTTTCTTAGAAGCGATACGTCAATTCCGTAAAGATGTAGGGCGCAATAATGTGGTTTATATGCACGTTACCCTGATTCCTTGGATACCGGCAGCCGGAGAAATGAAAACGAAACCGACTCAACATTCGGTCAAGGAATTACGGTCTATCGGTATACAGCCGGATGTGTTAGTCTGTCGCTGTGATCGTCCTTTACAACCTGGACTCAAAGAAAAACTTTCCGCTTTTTGTGATGTTCCGGTTGCATCGGTGATTATGTCTCAAGATGCCAGCAGTATTTATCAAGTTCCTTTAAATCTAGAAGAAGAAGGACTCGCACAGCAAACCCTAGAATTACTCAATCTTGAACCCCGTCAACCGAATTTAACTCAATGGCGGACATTAGTTCAGCAGATGCAGTCCCCCACTCAACACCTGGAAATCGCGCTTGTGGGGAAATATGTTCAGTTGAGTGATGCTTATTTATCGGTGGTAGAAGCTTTAGGCCATGCCGCCATCACTACCCATAGCGAAGTTAAGGTTCGTTGGGTGAATGCTGAAAATATAGAAGCAGAAGGGGCCGAAAAATATTTACAAGGTGTAGATGGTATTGTGGTTCCTGGCGGTTTTGGGGTTCGAGGGGTAGATGGAAAAGTCCTTACCATTGAATACGCCCGCAAAAATAACATTCCTTTCCTTGGGTTATGTATGGGAATGCAATGTTCTGTGATTGAATGGGCCCGAAATATCGCTCATTTAGATAAAGCTAATAGTGCAGAGTTTGACCCGGAGTGCCCTAACCCTGTGATTAATTTATTGCCAGAACAACAGGATGTCGTCGATTTAGGCGGTACCATGCGGCTAGGTTTATATCCTTGTCGTTTAACGCCTGATACCGTTACTTTTTCTCTGTATGCTCAGGAAGTGGTTTATGAACGTCATCGCCATCGTTATGAGTTTAATAATGCTTATCGCAGTTTATTTTTAGAAACGGGTTATGTCATTAGCGGCACTTCTCCCGATGGGCGTTTGGTGGAAATTATTGAACTTCCAGGACATCCGTTTTTTATCGCTACTCAGTTTCATCCTGAGTTCCGTTCTCGTCCCTCTAGTCCTCATCCTCTATTTTTTGGCTTTGTGAAAGCGGCTTTAGGGTACAAATGTAACCATGTGTCTGAGTCTCCCATCCCGACTCATCTTGAACCGGTAGTAGAAGAAAGCACTACTATGGTTTTGGGCTAA
- a CDS encoding Mur ligase family protein, producing the protein MQVLDQIRLGLAVAVAKTVTSLVRVLRLGSASVLPGEIARRLHPRLLSLLSQQVSQGIIFIVGTNGKTTTSLLLRTILESQGWRVTHNETGANLINGLITTLLGDANLIGQLKTDYAILEVDENIVPLVLEDCQPKFIVALNLFRDQLDRYGEVDIISQRWQKAIAPLAKDTVVVLNADDPTLSHLGQQLPQRVLFFGLSEPSLYLKEIPHAVDSIYCPSCGHPLNYQGVYLSHLGDFHCPSCGFSKSQPAFHSRDWPQILIGVYNKYNTLAAGLVAQEIGVNTEAIFETVGNFKAAFGRAEELTVNGKHIRILLSKNPVGMNETIRAVNDIKAKGKASTTLIVLNDRIPDGTDVSWIWDVDTEKLVNLGGTLIVSGDRVYDMALRLQYSQEFVKEETTKVNLMIEEDLQKAINIALDKTPEDETLHILPTYSAMLEVRGILTGRKIL; encoded by the coding sequence ATGCAAGTGTTAGATCAAATTCGTTTAGGGTTAGCTGTGGCTGTTGCTAAGACAGTTACTTCCTTAGTCAGGGTGTTACGCTTAGGTTCGGCCAGTGTCTTGCCGGGAGAAATTGCCCGCCGTCTTCATCCTCGCCTATTATCTCTGTTGTCACAGCAAGTCAGTCAAGGCATTATTTTTATTGTAGGGACTAATGGCAAAACCACTACCTCTCTTTTACTACGGACGATTTTAGAAAGTCAAGGATGGCGAGTCACTCACAATGAAACTGGGGCAAATTTAATTAATGGGTTAATTACCACCTTATTAGGTGATGCTAATTTGATCGGCCAGTTAAAGACAGATTATGCCATTTTAGAAGTCGATGAGAATATTGTCCCTCTGGTTTTAGAAGACTGTCAGCCTAAATTTATTGTGGCACTCAATTTGTTTCGGGACCAATTAGACCGCTATGGCGAGGTAGATATTATTAGTCAACGTTGGCAAAAAGCCATCGCGCCGCTTGCTAAAGACACAGTGGTCGTTCTCAATGCAGATGACCCTACCTTGTCTCATCTAGGACAACAATTACCCCAACGGGTGTTATTTTTTGGACTGAGTGAACCCTCTCTCTATCTCAAAGAAATTCCCCATGCGGTAGATTCGATTTATTGTCCGAGTTGTGGACATCCTTTAAATTATCAAGGAGTTTATTTATCCCATTTAGGAGATTTTCATTGTCCGAGTTGCGGCTTTAGTAAGAGTCAACCGGCTTTTCATAGTCGAGATTGGCCCCAAATTTTAATCGGCGTTTATAATAAATATAATACTTTAGCGGCTGGCTTAGTGGCTCAAGAAATTGGCGTTAATACTGAGGCAATTTTTGAGACAGTTGGCAATTTTAAAGCGGCTTTTGGACGAGCCGAAGAGTTAACCGTTAACGGGAAACATATCCGTATTTTATTATCTAAAAATCCTGTGGGGATGAATGAAACCATTAGAGCCGTTAATGATATTAAAGCTAAAGGAAAAGCTTCAACCACTTTAATAGTTCTCAATGATCGGATTCCCGATGGTACTGATGTTTCTTGGATTTGGGATGTGGATACAGAAAAATTAGTGAACTTGGGAGGAACTTTAATTGTTAGTGGTGATCGGGTTTATGATATGGCTTTACGATTACAATATAGTCAAGAATTTGTCAAGGAAGAAACGACAAAAGTTAATTTAATGATTGAGGAAGATTTACAAAAAGCGATCAATATTGCTTTAGATAAAACCCCAGAAGATGAAACCCTTCATATTTTGCCGACTTATTCAGCGATGTTAGAAGTTAGAGGAATTTTAACAGGACGAAAGATTTTATAA